From the genome of Virgibacillus proomii, one region includes:
- the rapZ gene encoding RNase adapter RapZ encodes MSEKQETKLVIITGMSGAGKTVAVQSFEDLGYYCVDNLPPTLLPKFIELMKDSTNNIQKVALVMDLRAREFFDSLFEALDVLAVEDWLDEHILFLDAKDEKLVSRYKETRRSHPLAVGGLPLNGIRKEREILDELRGRAQRIIDTTNLKPKELREKIVQAYSEEEEEVFSIHFVSFGFKYGLPIDADLVFDVRFLPNPHYVTNLQPLTGLNKDVASYVFRWTDTEKFNSKVLDLLQFMLPQYKKEGKSQLVVAIGCTGGQHRSVALTEYFAKELSEGYITHVTHRDIDKRKGHHK; translated from the coding sequence ATGAGTGAAAAACAAGAAACAAAATTAGTTATTATAACAGGGATGTCAGGAGCTGGTAAAACAGTTGCTGTGCAAAGTTTTGAAGATTTAGGTTATTACTGTGTAGACAATCTTCCTCCTACATTGTTACCTAAATTTATTGAACTAATGAAGGATTCTACAAATAATATTCAAAAGGTTGCACTTGTAATGGATTTACGTGCTCGTGAATTTTTTGATTCTTTATTTGAGGCATTGGATGTATTGGCAGTTGAAGATTGGCTTGATGAGCATATTCTCTTTTTAGATGCCAAGGATGAAAAACTTGTAAGCCGGTATAAGGAAACAAGGCGTTCCCATCCTTTAGCAGTAGGTGGACTTCCTTTAAATGGTATTCGTAAAGAACGGGAAATTTTAGATGAGTTAAGAGGAAGAGCTCAGCGGATTATTGATACAACCAACCTTAAACCAAAAGAGCTCCGCGAAAAGATCGTGCAGGCTTATTCTGAAGAAGAAGAGGAAGTCTTTTCTATTCATTTTGTTTCTTTTGGCTTTAAGTACGGTTTACCGATAGATGCTGATTTAGTATTTGATGTTCGTTTTCTACCAAATCCTCATTATGTTACTAATTTACAGCCTTTAACAGGTTTGAACAAAGACGTTGCTTCTTATGTATTTCGCTGGACAGATACGGAAAAATTTAATTCCAAAGTACTTGATTTACTTCAATTCATGCTTCCGCAGTATAAAAAAGAAGGGAAGTCGCAATTAGTAGTCGCTATTGGGTGTACAGGTGGACAACATCGATCTGTCGCACTTACTGAATATTTTGCAAAGGAATTAAGTGAGGGCTATATTACTCATGTTACACATCGTGATATTGACAAAAGAAAGGGACATCATAAATGA
- a CDS encoding gluconeogenesis factor YvcK family protein: MNSEKLPRVVVVGGGTGMPVLLRGLKNLPIQLTALVTVADDGGSTGRLRDEMDIPAPGDIRNVIAALSDAEPMLIELFQHRFNVGNGLSGHSLGNLLLAAMTSIAGDFNQGIREISRVLNVKGKIYPISNDSMSLHAEMEDGTIVSGESNIPLANKRIKRVFLSPQPVHPLPNAVNALKKADMIVIAPGSLYTSIMPTIIMPQIAEAIRGTKGKVVYVCNVMTQAGETTGYTAADHVQAICDHIGENSVDSIVVHNEPIEKTIRAIYAEENAEPVIYDTERLLEMGLRIIEGDIIDPSQSALRHDNHKVAALLYSILKENEAV, from the coding sequence ATGAATTCAGAAAAACTCCCACGAGTAGTCGTTGTTGGCGGTGGAACAGGGATGCCTGTTTTACTACGTGGTTTGAAAAACCTCCCCATTCAATTGACTGCCCTTGTTACAGTTGCAGATGATGGAGGAAGTACAGGAAGACTGCGTGATGAAATGGATATACCTGCACCAGGGGATATCCGTAATGTGATAGCTGCTTTGTCTGATGCTGAGCCAATGCTAATTGAATTATTTCAACATCGCTTTAATGTAGGGAATGGATTATCTGGTCATTCCCTGGGCAATTTATTATTAGCGGCGATGACTTCCATTGCCGGAGATTTTAATCAGGGAATAAGAGAAATTTCCCGTGTTTTAAATGTGAAAGGAAAAATTTACCCTATATCTAATGATAGTATGTCACTCCATGCAGAAATGGAAGATGGTACGATCGTGTCAGGAGAATCTAATATTCCTTTAGCTAATAAGAGAATCAAGCGTGTATTTTTAAGCCCGCAGCCTGTTCATCCATTACCAAATGCCGTTAACGCTTTAAAAAAAGCGGATATGATTGTAATTGCGCCTGGAAGTCTATATACAAGTATTATGCCAACCATTATCATGCCGCAAATAGCAGAGGCAATCCGTGGAACAAAAGGGAAAGTAGTTTATGTATGTAATGTGATGACACAGGCTGGAGAAACAACTGGCTATACTGCTGCAGACCATGTGCAAGCTATCTGTGATCATATTGGAGAAAATAGTGTGGATTCCATAGTGGTACATAATGAGCCGATAGAAAAAACAATTCGAGCGATATATGCAGAAGAAAACGCAGAGCCAGTTATTTATGATACAGAACGTTTATTAGAGATGGGTCTAAGAATTATTGAAGGTGATATTATTGATCCGTCGCAATCCGCGTTAAGACATGATAATCATAAAGTAGCAGCGTTATTGTATTCTATTTTAAAAGAGAATGAAGCTGTTTAA
- the whiA gene encoding DNA-binding protein WhiA → MSFASEIKKELTAIEIDECCKYAELAALVRMNGAVSLSKHKYTLDVQTENAAIARRIYMLIKAAYDVRVELLVRKKMKLKKNNVYIVRLKEDVRSLLLDLRILQEPLSFTRTISNEFLKNTCCKRAYLRGAFLAGGSINNPETSSYHLEIFNFYEEHNDALCELINDFGLHARKLERKNGYIVYIKEAEKITEFLSIVGAYNALFKFEDVRILRDMRNSVNRIVNCETANLNKTIGAAFRQIENIQLIDRTIGLDQLPEKLREIAVLRIQHQDVSLKELGELLESGKISKSGVNHRLKKIDEYAERIKKGELFT, encoded by the coding sequence ATGTCCTTTGCTTCGGAAATAAAAAAAGAATTAACAGCGATCGAGATAGATGAGTGCTGTAAATATGCTGAATTAGCTGCACTGGTCCGTATGAATGGAGCCGTTTCTTTATCCAAGCATAAGTACACATTAGATGTACAGACAGAAAATGCTGCTATTGCCAGACGCATTTATATGCTGATTAAAGCGGCCTATGATGTCCGTGTAGAACTGTTAGTGAGAAAGAAAATGAAGCTAAAAAAGAATAATGTTTATATTGTTCGTCTTAAAGAGGATGTTCGTTCCTTATTGCTGGATTTACGCATTTTACAAGAGCCTTTGAGTTTCACGCGAACTATTTCTAATGAGTTTCTAAAGAACACCTGCTGTAAAAGAGCTTATTTACGAGGTGCATTTTTGGCTGGGGGCTCCATTAATAATCCGGAAACATCTTCATACCATTTAGAAATTTTTAATTTTTATGAAGAACATAATGATGCGTTATGCGAACTGATTAATGATTTTGGTTTGCATGCACGTAAACTGGAACGAAAGAATGGTTATATCGTTTACATCAAAGAAGCAGAAAAAATTACAGAATTTCTCAGTATTGTCGGTGCATATAATGCACTGTTCAAGTTTGAAGACGTTCGTATTTTACGTGATATGAGAAACTCTGTAAACCGGATTGTTAATTGCGAAACAGCTAATTTAAATAAGACAATTGGTGCTGCATTTAGACAAATTGAGAACATTCAATTAATTGATCGAACCATTGGGCTTGATCAATTGCCAGAGAAACTAAGAGAAATTGCTGTCCTTCGGATCCAGCATCAGGATGTATCTTTAAAAGAGCTCGGTGAGTTATTAGAAAGCGGTAAAATATCTAAATCTGGTGTTAATCACCGATTAAAGAAAATCGATGAATACGCAGAAAGAATTAAAAAGGGAGAACTGTTTACCTAA
- a CDS encoding HPr family phosphocarrier protein, with translation MRELIERLIKVELPTGLQARPAAEFVQEANQYVSHVFIEKNGKKVNAKSIMGLMSIAITAGEEITIIADGADEEKAITQLTDFVSGK, from the coding sequence ATGAGAGAGTTGATTGAGAGACTGATTAAGGTAGAATTGCCGACAGGATTGCAGGCAAGACCTGCTGCTGAATTTGTCCAAGAAGCAAACCAGTATGTTTCTCATGTGTTTATTGAAAAAAATGGGAAAAAAGTGAATGCGAAGAGTATTATGGGACTGATGAGTATAGCTATAACTGCTGGTGAAGAAATCACAATCATTGCAGACGGGGCGGATGAAGAAAAAGCGATTACTCAATTAACGGATTTCGTTTCCGGAAAATAA
- the clpP gene encoding ATP-dependent Clp endopeptidase proteolytic subunit ClpP — MNLIPTVIEQTNRGERAYDIYSRLLKDRIIMLGSAIDDNVANSIVAQLLFLEAEDPEKDISLYINSPGGSITAGMAIYDTMQFIKSDVSTICTGMAASMGAFLLTAGAKGKRYALPNSEVMIHQPLGGTQGQATDIEIHARRILQMKEKINEILADRTGQPLEVIERDTDRDNFMTAQKAVEYGLIDKVLERKPE; from the coding sequence ATGAATTTAATACCAACAGTTATAGAACAAACAAATCGCGGTGAACGCGCCTATGACATTTATTCACGTTTATTAAAAGACCGTATTATTATGCTTGGTAGTGCCATTGACGATAATGTAGCAAACTCTATTGTAGCACAACTATTATTCTTAGAAGCAGAAGATCCGGAAAAAGATATTTCCCTATATATTAATTCACCAGGTGGATCGATTACAGCTGGAATGGCTATTTATGATACGATGCAATTTATCAAGTCAGACGTATCAACGATCTGCACAGGTATGGCTGCTTCGATGGGAGCATTCTTGCTCACTGCTGGAGCAAAAGGGAAACGCTATGCATTGCCAAATAGTGAGGTAATGATTCATCAGCCACTTGGTGGTACACAAGGTCAAGCAACGGACATTGAAATTCATGCACGCAGAATTTTGCAAATGAAAGAAAAAATCAATGAAATTCTTGCTGATCGGACTGGACAACCGCTAGAAGTCATTGAACGTGATACAGATCGTGATAACTTTATGACTGCCCAAAAAGCTGTCGAATACGGTTTAATTGATAAAGTGTTAGAACGTAAACCTGAATAA
- a CDS encoding tyrosine-type recombinase/integrase, which translates to MPTNLGRAFRLRRDKLIKNGIKLKKIRFHDLRHTHASLLFSQKEHPKVVQERLGHSSIEVTLDTYSHMLLNMQESAVQTLDEMFLNLKNADFENDVTNT; encoded by the coding sequence TTGCCGACAAATTTAGGAAGAGCTTTCAGATTAAGACGAGACAAACTAATAAAGAATGGTATAAAATTAAAGAAGATACGATTCCACGATTTAAGGCATACTCATGCTAGTTTGTTATTTAGCCAAAAAGAACATCCTAAAGTTGTTCAGGAACGATTAGGTCATTCAAGCATAGAAGTGACACTAGACACATATTCCCATATGCTTCTGAATATGCAGGAATCAGCAGTACAAACATTAGATGAAATGTTCTTGAACTTGAAGAATGCCGATTTTGAAAATGATGTGACCAATACGTGA
- a CDS encoding SAR2788 family putative toxin, with protein sequence MTAKALLETEHGENIEKNFDIVLTEIVGEDIRAVFTDIETGEVYNVNTTEVSAAALPLVPILIRFVVKYGLKKAVKSFGKKAINRSIKKTESVARVASKALGYIETNFKSHGAKVYKRGKKAKGPKYISRDVDKHSGGSWKGAKTIKALGKKETRSGTYDALLRRIGD encoded by the coding sequence ATGACAGCTAAAGCATTATTGGAGACTGAGCATGGGGAAAATATAGAAAAAAACTTTGATATTGTTTTAACAGAAATTGTTGGTGAAGATATTAGAGCAGTTTTTACTGATATTGAAACTGGAGAAGTGTACAATGTAAATACTACTGAAGTATCTGCTGCAGCTTTACCTCTTGTGCCAATACTTATTAGATTCGTAGTTAAATATGGATTGAAAAAAGCCGTAAAATCATTTGGAAAGAAGGCTATAAATAGATCAATAAAGAAAACTGAATCTGTTGCAAGAGTTGCTTCAAAAGCTTTAGGGTATATAGAAACTAATTTTAAATCACATGGAGCAAAAGTTTACAAAAGAGGTAAAAAAGCAAAAGGGCCTAAATATATAAGTAGAGATGTTGATAAACATTCAGGAGGAAGTTGGAAGGGCGCAAAGACCATAAAAGCTTTGGGAAAAAAGGAAACAAGATCAGGAACGTATGATGCACTTTTGAGAAGAATAGGTGACTAA
- a CDS encoding GH-E family nuclease, whose amino-acid sequence MKDTFVKAGEFGAAAVKETADFLILDDVKTVMDPKASTMDKVISGASIIPAGKVLKLVKAGKGAFEFSNKGKHTAKRVNKPYSNPKNRPKYGKGQVEKVWGDAQDIDGKVYDPNTGEELFWNKSKTRAGQWDMAHTPENKYSKWT is encoded by the coding sequence GTGAAAGATACATTTGTAAAAGCAGGAGAATTTGGAGCAGCAGCTGTAAAAGAAACAGCGGACTTTCTCATTTTAGATGATGTTAAAACGGTAATGGATCCAAAGGCTTCTACAATGGATAAAGTAATTTCTGGAGCTTCTATTATTCCAGCGGGGAAAGTTTTAAAGCTGGTAAAAGCTGGCAAAGGTGCGTTTGAATTTTCGAATAAAGGTAAACATACAGCGAAAAGAGTTAATAAGCCGTATTCAAACCCCAAAAATAGACCAAAGTATGGAAAAGGACAAGTTGAAAAGGTTTGGGGAGATGCACAGGACATAGATGGAAAGGTGTATGATCCAAACACTGGTGAAGAATTGTTTTGGAATAAAAGTAAAACTAGAGCTGGTCAATGGGATATGGCGCATACACCTGAAAATAAATATAGTAAGTGGACATAA
- a CDS encoding GH-E family nuclease — MIQTLVKNCFGIKVKLELVNGIWRIHLKINIVSGHKKYIEGELIKEEFLKWYRNPKNYRPEGPSANRSHKYE; from the coding sequence ATGATCCAAACACTGGTGAAGAATTGTTTTGGAATAAAAGTAAAACTAGAGCTGGTCAATGGGATATGGCGCATACACCTGAAAATAAATATAGTAAGTGGACATAAAAAATATATTGAAGGTGAATTAATAAAAGAAGAGTTTTTGAAGTGGTACAGGAATCCTAAAAATTATAGACCAGAAGGTCCTTCTGCAAATAGAAGTCATAAATACGAATAA
- a CDS encoding ankyrin repeat domain-containing protein, giving the protein MPTEKADLFTLAKFGDLKSFKEKFDIELINRKSDDGSGLLHYAILGNNFDISSFLIEKGIDINMRNTDGQTALHLICMNQDLKVADKLLQRGIDMNIKDKYENNALWVAVKERIIKWWSYL; this is encoded by the coding sequence ATGCCAACTGAAAAGGCAGATCTTTTTACTTTAGCGAAGTTTGGAGACTTAAAATCATTTAAAGAAAAATTTGATATTGAGTTAATAAATAGAAAAAGCGATGATGGTTCAGGCTTATTACATTATGCTATATTAGGAAATAATTTTGATATTTCTTCCTTTCTTATTGAAAAAGGTATTGATATAAATATGAGAAATACTGATGGGCAGACTGCGTTACATCTTATATGTATGAATCAAGATTTAAAAGTTGCAGACAAGCTATTACAAAGAGGTATAGACATGAACATAAAAGACAAATATGAAAATAACGCATTGTGGGTTGCCGTAAAGGAAAGAATTATAAAATGGTGGAGTTACTTATGA
- a CDS encoding zinc-dependent alcohol dehydrogenase, whose protein sequence is MKAVTYQGKQKIAVKSIEFPKLQDSEDIIVKISSTAICGSDLHLYQGHFSLPNGYVIGHEPMGIVEEVGKEVTKVKKGDRVVIPFTVACGSCKYCNQHLESQCDNSNPHYDAGGLFGYSEKFGNYPGGQAEYLRVPFGNYTPFLIPEDCELEDEKLLFLSDVLPTAYWSVEHANVKPKDTVIVLGCGPVGIMVQQFAWNKGAERVIAVDYLDYRLNHAKKITGSEIYNFTKDSDMGETLKEITKGGADVVIDCVGMDGKKSPLEYVGQKLKLQGGPLGAIQMATKAVRKAGTVQLTGVYGGLYNMFPLGAFFARNVTLKMGQAPARAYMKKLYDQIVQDRIDPTSIITHSLPLAAAAKGYDLFNKRKDDCIKVILKP, encoded by the coding sequence ATGAAAGCAGTTACGTACCAAGGAAAGCAAAAAATAGCTGTTAAGTCAATTGAATTCCCGAAGCTTCAAGATAGTGAAGATATTATTGTAAAAATCTCTTCTACAGCAATATGCGGCTCCGATCTTCATTTATATCAAGGCCATTTCTCGTTGCCAAATGGTTATGTTATTGGTCATGAACCGATGGGAATTGTTGAAGAAGTTGGTAAAGAAGTCACAAAGGTTAAAAAAGGAGATCGTGTTGTTATCCCCTTCACCGTCGCTTGTGGTAGCTGTAAATATTGCAATCAGCATTTGGAAAGCCAATGTGATAATTCTAACCCACATTACGACGCAGGAGGTCTATTCGGCTACTCGGAAAAGTTCGGTAATTATCCAGGAGGCCAAGCTGAATATTTAAGAGTTCCTTTTGGAAACTATACACCATTTCTAATTCCGGAAGACTGTGAGCTAGAGGATGAAAAGCTATTATTTTTATCTGACGTGTTACCGACCGCTTACTGGAGTGTAGAACATGCTAACGTCAAACCGAAAGATACCGTTATTGTATTAGGCTGTGGGCCAGTAGGAATTATGGTACAACAATTTGCATGGAATAAAGGTGCTGAGCGAGTAATTGCAGTAGACTACCTGGATTATCGTTTAAATCATGCCAAAAAAATAACCGGTAGTGAAATCTACAATTTTACGAAAGATAGCGATATGGGAGAGACATTAAAAGAAATTACGAAGGGCGGAGCTGATGTTGTGATTGATTGTGTTGGAATGGATGGTAAAAAATCGCCTTTAGAATATGTCGGGCAAAAGCTGAAATTGCAAGGCGGACCGCTTGGCGCCATCCAAATGGCTACAAAAGCGGTGCGAAAAGCAGGAACCGTTCAACTTACAGGAGTGTATGGCGGATTATACAATATGTTTCCTCTTGGAGCATTTTTTGCTCGAAATGTGACCTTAAAAATGGGGCAAGCACCAGCAAGAGCATACATGAAAAAACTATATGATCAAATCGTACAAGACCGAATTGATCCAACATCTATCATTACCCATTCCCTCCCTTTAGCAGCAGCTGCCAAAGGGTATGATTTATTTAATAAACGAAAGGATGATTGTATTAAAGTAATTCTAAAGCCATAA